One genomic region from Magallana gigas chromosome 3, xbMagGiga1.1, whole genome shotgun sequence encodes:
- the LOC117687988 gene encoding uncharacterized protein: protein MRMRVCIENGNAILLKRGKSMSRRSRRERGRPGQHGQRIIDRDAFYIKETPNKVRNATESPEKLNSSVPRNATDSLEKPDSCVPGSATDSSEKPDSSVPGNATYSPEKLDSSVPENATYSPEKLDSSVPENATDSPEKPDSSVPGNAKDSPEKVDSSVPENATYSPEKLDSSVPENDTDPPEKLDSSVPGNAKDSPEKVDSSVPGSTRDSSEKPDSSVPGNATYSPEKLNSNVPVNATDSPEKLDSCVPGNAKDFPEKPDSSVPWNATDSPEKPDSCVPGNAKDSPEKLDSRVPGNATDPSEELDSRVPGNATDFPEKLDSFIHHDFVGDDDEFSFSDSNDSDYLPSEDTDQGSSDTDDNAVHSLLHLKDSSNPPDYVSDSNDSERSIVVPISIPLETITVQKTNTEKGKQKWDKKHACKFCGKLYPKLARHLETMHKNEVIVAKALSLPKNSAERKEIWKTLRNEGDWDHNFNVLKNGTGTLIPKYREQKTRAHSEFIPCSGCKGLYSKTSLSDHFKTCVSKQTDKKNQGVKEGRFLLPIPEHINGGFYKDVLLSMSQDDIYMYIYRDPLILKFGKRLYENKDIQEHTSNHISCRMRELGRLIGEAKKTPEWGIQKIEDCFSPEKFNNVVSCVKSLAGFSEDTHMYATPSLALKIGYSLQRCARIYRSDGIIESDVTKQENGSAFIQLYESDWNDLISSRARQTLSEKKYNAPKMLPLCEDVYKLNSYLKEKIKELLMKLSNDSAFYIELAKMTLCHITLFNRKRGGDVQRITVDNYKQAIEAQNSVPYDDELKSSLSDVEIELCRSLTRIELKGKQERKVAILLTPEMIKCIDLLMQKRSDANVCGKYLFARPSPSTRTLRASDVLNEICGKIELRYGNIITYTNLRKHIATMAQIHELSENGQDQLAKFLGHDIRVHREIYRQPLDIIQKTKISKMLMLINEGKNVTEMLFNNQEEVKEIDGSCADESDGEMDYQTDKDSLHNKSAQGKRKAPSDGRSTDENSAGKRHKTQKKPWNPSEMNSVNKHFSHFIAMSKVPGKNDIENVLKKDKILSKRTWRNVKDQVYNLIKKQRKC, encoded by the exons ATGCGCATGCGCGTGTGTATAGAAAACGGAAATGCCATTTTGTTGAAGCGGGGGAAAAGTATGTCGAGAAGAAGTCGGAGGGAACGGGGAAGGCCAGGTCAACATGGTCAAAGAATCATTGACCGGGATGCCTTTTATATTAAAGAAACTCCGAATAAAG ttCGGAATGCTACGGAATCACCAGAAAAACTTAACAGCAGTGTACCTAGGAATGCCACAGATTCTCTAGAAAAACCTGACAGCTGTGTACCTGGGAGTGCTACAGATTCTTCAGAGAAACCTGACAGCAGTGTACCCGGGAATGCCACATATTCTCCAGAGAAACTTGACAGCAGTGTACCTGAGAATGCCACATATTCTCCAGAGAAACTTGACAGCAGTGTACCTGAGAATGCCACAGATTCTCCAGAGAAACCTGACAGCAGTGTTCCTGGGAATGCCAAAGATTCTCCAGAAAAAGTTGACAGCAGTGTACCTGAGAATGCCACATATTCTCCAGAGAAACTTGACAGCAGTGTACCTGAGAATGACACTGATCCTCCAGAGAAACTTGACAGCAGTGTACCTGGGAATGCCAAAGACTCTCCAGAAAAAGTTGACAGCAGTGTACCTGGGAGTACTAGGGATTCTTCAGAGAAACCTGACAGCAGTGTACCCGGGAATGCCACATATTCTCCAGAGAAACTTAACAGCAATGTACCTGTGAATGCCACAGATTCTCCAGAGAAACTTGACAGCTGTGTACCTGGGAATGCAAAGGATTTTCCAGAGAAACCTGACAGCAGTGTACCTTGGAATGCCACGGATTCTCCAGAGAAACCTGACAGCTGTGTACCCGGGAATGCCAAGGATTCTCCAGAGAAACTTGACAGCCGTGTACCTGGGAATGCCACTGATCCTTCAGAGGAACTTGACAGCCGTGTACCTGGGAATGCCACAGATTTTCCAGAGAAACTTGACAGCTTTATACACCATGATTTTGTTGGTGATGATGATGAGTTTTCTTTTTCGGATTCCAATGATTCTGATTATTTACCTTCAGAAGATACTGATCA GGGTTCTAGTGATACAGATGACAATGCAGTTCATTCCTTGCTACATTTGAAAGATTCATCCAATCCTCCCGATTATGTCAGTGACAGTAATGATTCTGAGAGAAGTATTGTTGTGCCAATATCTATCCCTTTGGAAACTATCACTGTACAGAAAACCAACACAGAGAAAGGAAAGCAGAAATGGGACAAAAAACATGCATGCAAATTTTGTGGAAAATTGTACCCAAAACTGGCTAGACACTTGGAAACAATGCACAAAAATGAAGTTATTGTAGCTAAGGCTCTTTCCTTACCCAAAAACAGTGccgaaagaaaagaaatttggAAAACATTAAGAAATGAAGGAGACTGGGATCACAACTTCAACGTTCTGAAAAATGGAACTGGAACATTAATACCGAAGTATAGAGAGCAGAAGACCAGAGCACATAGTGAATTTATACCATGTAGTGGTTGCAAGGGTTTGTACTCCAAAACTTCATTGAGTGATCATTTTAAGACATGTGTTAGTAAGcagactgataaaaaaaatcaaggagtGAAAGAAGGTCGTTTTTTACTACCTATTCCAGAACATATTAATGGAGGATTTTACAAAGATGTTTTATTATCCATGTCTCAAGAtgacatttatatgtatatatatcgcGATCCACTCATACTGAAATTTGGAAAGCGCCTGTATGAAAATAAGGACATCCAGGAACATACATCTAACCACATCAGCTGCAGAATGAGAGAACTAGGCAGACTAATAGGAGAAGCCAAAAAGACACCTGAATGGGGTATCCAGAAGATTGAGGATTGTTTTAGTCCTGAGAAATTTAACAATGTTGTGTCATGTGTGAAGTCCCTTGCTGGATTTAGTGAAGATACACATATGTATGCAACTCCTTCCCTTGCACTGAAAATAGGGTATAGTCTTCAACGATGTGCAAGGATTTATAGATCAGATGGAATTATTGAGTCAGATGTAACAAAACAAGAGAATGGTTCAGCTTTCATTCAGTTGTATGAGTCTGATTGGAACGATCTCATCTCTTCCCGTGCACGACAAACTTTGAGTGAGAAAAAGTATAATGCGCCAAAAATGTTACCTCTATGCGAGGATGTGTACAAGCTTAATTCCTAcctaaaagaaaaaatcaaagaactTTTGATGAAATTGTCGAATGATTCAGCTTTCTACATTGAGCTGGCAAAGATGACGCTATGTCACATAACTCTCTTTAACAGGAAGCGTGGAGGCGATGTGCAGCGTATTACTGTAGACAATTACAAGCAAGCTATTGAAGCACAAAACAGTGTTCCCTACGATGACGAACTTAAATCAAGTTTGTCAGACGTGGAAATTGAGCTTTGTCGTTCTTTGACTCGAATTGAACTCAAAGGCAAACAGGAAAGAAAAGTTGCAATATTACTTACTCCAGAGatgattaaatgcattgatCTCTTAATGCAGAAAAGAAGTGATGCAAATGTATgtggaaaatatttatttgctaGACCATCACCCTCCACACGAACACTAAGGGCAAGTGACgtattgaatgaaatatgtGGGAAAATAGAATTGCGCTATGGAAACATTATAACCTATACAAACCTCAGAAAACACATTGCCACAATGGCACAAATCCATGAGCTTAGTGAAAACGGTCAGGATCAGTTAGCCAAATTCCTTGGCCATGACATAAGAGTCCACAGAGAAATTTATCGGCAACCATTGGATATCATTCAAAAAACAAAGATCTCCAAGATGTTGATGCTAATTAACGAGGGGAAAAATGTCACAGAGATGCTCTTTAATAATCAGG AGGAGGTAAAGGAAATTGATGGGTCCTGTGCTGATGAGAGTGATGGAGAAATGGATTACCAGACTGATAAAGACAGTCTTCATAATAAAAGCGCTCAAG GGAAAAGAAAAGCACCCTCTGATGGCAGATCTACCGATGAAAATTCTGCAGGCAAACGTCACAAAACACAGAAAAAACCATGGAATCCATCTGAAATGAATTCAGTCAACAAGCATTTTTCCCATTTTATTGCAATGTCCAAAGTTCCTGGCAAGAACGATAtcgagaatgttttaaaaaaggataaaatcCTTTCCAAAAGAACTTGGAGAAATGTGAAAGATCAAGTGTACAAccttataaaaaaacaaagaaaatgctga
- the LOC105330058 gene encoding uncharacterized protein, with protein sequence MPDDISDEEETSKESNSDIPLHHYEEDNIPYVAEEYEINTSHDRSEGVKHVKKVECITNPPFLDHVYAAGTSPGSTDVNVQDTAVQTDMTMNDINIMSDQIHQLQAKLDDKTTLLRECFIETVTKNDENVKLYTGLPSLAMLLGIFNILAAKCSALKYWSGPPSAQEKNYQRNRHGKPGPSRKLSFYQEFILSLVRLRLGLFEFCIADLFGVSKSRVSQIFITWTTFMSNTFGNFLRWPSRRQVKKYMPLSFRKQYPNTRAIIDCTEFFLQRPRSPTAQAATYSTYKSKNTAKCLLAISPAGNFTFVSKLYGGNVSDRFITEDSGFLNFVEEGDDIMADRGFTIRDLLTDKKATLNIPPFTRKCPWGKKKRLNVNEIKQTRKIAKLRIHVERAIQRLKLFRLIVNVIPWSLKPVINQMIKVSAFLCNLMPTLVRK encoded by the exons ATGCCAGATGATATCAGTGATGAGGAGGAAACTTCAAAAGAAAGCAATAGTGACATACCTCTTCATCATTATGAAGAAGACAACATCCCCTACGTTGCTGAGGAATATGAAATCAACACCAGTCATGATAGATCTGAGG GTGTGAAGCATGTGAAGAAAGTGGAATGTATTACAAATCCTCCCTTCCTCGATCATGTTTATGCTGCTGGTACATCACCAGGTTCTACTGATGTGAACGTCCAGGATACAGCAGTGCAAACGGACATGACCATGAATGATATCAACATAATGTCTGATCAAATCCACCAACTTCAAGCAAAACTTGATGACAAGACCACTCTTTTAAGAGAATGTTTTATTGAGACTGTTACCAAAAATGATGAGAATGTTAAGTTGTACACAGGGTTACCGTCACTTGCTATGCTATTgggtattttcaatattttagctGCCAAGTGTTCTGCATTAAAATACTGGTCAGGTCCACCCAGTGCTCAGGAGAAAAATTACCAGAGGAACAGACATGGAAAACCTGGTCCATCaagaaaattatctttttatcaggAATTTATTCTTTCACTTGTTCGCTTACGTTTAGGATTATTTGAGTTTTGTATTGCTGATCTGTTTGGTGTATCTAAAAGTAGGGTGTCCCAGATTTTTATTACTTGGACAACTTTTATGTCAAATACatttggaaactttttgagatgGCCATCTCGGAGACAAGTAAAAAAGTATATGCCATTGTCCTTTAGAAAGCAGTACCCTAATACACGTGCAATTATAGAttgtactgaattttttttacaacgaCCTAGATCTCCAACTGCTCAAGCAGCTACATATAGTACATATAAGTCTAAAAACACAGCAAAATGTTTGCTAGCTATTTCACCAGCAGggaattttacttttgtttcaaaactttatgGTGGCAATGTGTCTGATAGATTTATTACAGAAGATTCAGGGTTTTTGAATTTTGTGGAAGAGGGTGATGACATAATGGCTGACCGAGGTTTTACAATAAGAGATCTGCTCACTGATAAGAAAGCCACCCTGAATATTCCTCCTTTTACCAGAAAGTGTCCATGGGGGAAAAAGAAACGCCTtaatgttaatgaaataaagCAGACGCGCAAGATAGCCAAACTTAGAATTCACGTAGAGAGGGCTATACAGAGACTTAAGTTATTTAGGCTTATAGTAAACGTAATTCCATGGTCACTTAAACCAGTTATTAATCAAATgattaaagtttcagcatttctTTGTAACTTAATGCCAACTCTAGTGAGAAAGTAG